From one Brachypodium distachyon strain Bd21 chromosome 4, Brachypodium_distachyon_v3.0, whole genome shotgun sequence genomic stretch:
- the LOC100843909 gene encoding uncharacterized protein LOC100843909, which produces MKHLEKALVATYIATITKMGYSYPCTFMVVEDASEASICGTLRRVESSRLGEMLQGRQMMERLPTLHLALVALLGFCCLIHASSAAISFPPASGVLLQEIDAIPASSGADDQQVVVTGEGKTRGVSRRMGMEMELEDYPGSGANGRHSPWWQERRN; this is translated from the exons ATGAAGCACTTAGAAAAGGCACTTGTGGCTACTTATATAGCAACTATCACTAAGATGGGCTACAGCTATCCCTGCACATTCATGGTCGTGGAGGATGCTTCAGAGGCCTCTATCTGTGGCACCTT AAGAAGAGTAGAGAGTAGTAGACTTGGAGAAATGCTTCAGGGGAGACAGATGATGGAGAGATTGCCAACACTGCACCTCGCACTGGTAGCTCTGCTGGGCTTCTGCTGCCTCATCCATGCTTCGTCTGCAGCAATTTCATTCCCACCTG CCTCAGGGGTGCTGCTGCAGGAGATTGATGCCATCCCAGCTTCCAGTGGAGCAGATGATCAGCAG GTGGTCGTCACCGGAGAAGGCAAGACCCGCGGCGTCAGCAGGAGGATGGGGATGGAGATGGAGCTGGAGGACTACCCTGGCTCCGGCGCCAACGGCCGGCACTCACCATGGTGGCAGGAAAGGAGGAACTGA